ttctattatgcattaccttcttttgttcaggagactgttctccatagttattactatttgttatagtttactatacatgtcaactaggtattcgctgagttgttgaactcacccccgtggacactatctttttcaggtagcaggttgtttatggagtcgcttggagtatcctgactgccggtccccacaatacattagaagaccagtcttcgcattttgtttatgtttatcgtggtatatggtatgtgtgtatttgactttgtgttccggttttgtttccggagtattgtgttgttgtgtggtgtaagcctagccggctagcagtcatgtattttggatttctatcatttttctgctgtgttttatattttgttccagccgagtgggctgatgatatgtatataactgcgtgtttgtgtgtatattccagccgcctgtggctgatgtatattatgtctgtagaaatgcttcagattgtcacccgtacaggggaggtgctgtcgaaatttcttcggacagagacttacccggggcgtgacaaaaagAAATTACtttctctacaccttacctcaattcacagccgctgCGGAAACCAGGTGCTGCCAGAGGGAATTTCTGCCGGAAATTCCACAGAACAAAATCTTACCTCACTGGAATCAACCGGATCCAGAAGACAAGATTAAAATCTCATACATTAACCTATCACCAACACAAGTTAATTTAACCTCCTTACCACAGACGAGTGTTAACAGTGCAAGGACCAAAAATGGCACGGTTCGCTGTGAGGAGAGCTCGGCTCTGATGTAAGGAGATCGGAGGATTAGGGCACGGTGTGGAGGTGGCCGGCGGTGTctcaggaagaagaagaggaagatgaccggcACCGGTGGGAAGAGAGGGTCAGCGTCGCCTGTGCTGGTCGGCTCCGACAACATAAAAAGGGAAGAAGGGCTCGGATCGGGAGACACTGAGGACCGAGGTATTGTGGTAGATTGCCGGCGTTCAGAAGGGAAGAAGGCACAGGAAGAACTGCGGTGTCAATGTCCGGCGAACGGGATCCCCACGCCGAGGGCGACGAGCAAAGGAACGAGGCTTCTGTGGCGTCGGCGCTGTCGTGTGGAGAAGGCGTCAAAGAAATTAGGGCAGAAAAGTTCTTGCCGTCTGCGgatgctcggaagaggagaagaagaaataggAGAGGGAACCGcctcggcggttagggcacagtcGGGCGCGCGGAGGGGGAAAGGGAAGAATTcggcgaaaacaaagaaaagaaaaagaaaagcgaggaaataaataaattcaatttttcctcgcttaaatagcaTCCTAAACAGGCTCTCCCGgcccccgttttcatccccgttaactcatccgtacgagctccgaaaaattcccaaaaaaattccaaaaattctgaaaaattcccttattaatattcgcctattttcggtattttacagcgctagaggaggggaggaatagcactcgtggctattttgttcatttcaaaaaactcaaagtaaaatacgcagtggaaaataaaacacaatgcaaacaccaagttttttacttggttaggaACCTTTGGTGACACCTaatccaaggcccgcacgtaagaATGTTTTTGATGGGTAATCAGTAATCAATCCagaataagtacaagtacaacgattgattaaaattaataagagaagttttaaagaataccaacAACTCGGAAAAATGAATCTTCTGCGCAAATTTTTTTGAAGTAGCTTTTGAGCGTCGAGGAGGCATTTTCTGAGTAGCTCGAAGATGTGAAAGTTGTTTGTTGTGTTGTCCTTGGGCTTCTGGTCGAGGCTTCTAATATAGGttgttccaagcgcccggaacccctccgggcgcctagaccacgtggctcggccactccACGCGTGCCACATCAGCTTCCCGATAACTTTTAGGTTCTAGGCTCCTGGGCCGACTCCGGGAGACCGAACCAGCtcgaggcgcccggaccaactttCTCCAACTTCCAtgtttctgcaaaacaaagttagttcaGGCAAAAACaatataatatgaaattatgacagcctCTAACTGtttggttctgacttcggattttcatcCGAAAATCCTAGgacgaaccgacgtctactgttccctcaccggggaacgtgtcctcaacTACTTcattcaggagagtttacctgttgccagttgatgctccagaccaactagacttttgctcagcatccaaagcattcggtcttcatgctggacgtctgcTCCATGACCCATCGAGtattccacccggttcgcgacaccagaatttcaacctagggttaccatcccctaggattttgctctaagctctcgacctgccaagacttttcacctagggttaccaccctctaggacttagggttactgccccttagGATATTCCCTtttcctaaccgcagctaggacttttccttgcctagggttactacccctaggacctagggttaccaccccctatgattttccacctacctaacaacagctaggacttttgcctaagtacacttaggactttcttgcaaactcattcaaccttgttaaataacaagacaacctaactttgaaccctttgccataatcaaaacacaggttcgatcgtcagatgcttcccgtaccaataGTTAGATGGTTAAAAAGTCGGTTATGTTTACACAGCTCAGCACGCTCATCTAATATATGTGCAGAAGATAAATGTACAAGGCAATTCTCATTATTGACTCGGCCCGGCTTCCAAATCTCATGTTATCATCTTAGGGATGAGCCTCCTAATGTATAGACGATTGACTAAAAGTACCAATCGAATCTCTTAGTACTCAGCTCCCCATTCCTCAAAAGAAAGTATCCTAGCATATGGTCTGTCATAGAACCGACCGGAACAAGGGGACTTAGCTCCATATTGCTTCAATATCAAAGCTCCAGCACTTCACAATATCTAGCACATTCAGCCGATAGGTCGGACGACCCTATTTTACTTCACACTGGGTACTCTGCCTTATGTATTACTCTGCCAATATACAACCGGTCAGCCAAATATCTGACCAAGATATCTTTAGGGGAcaacattttttgaaaattataataaCCTATCAAAGAGTAACAATTATTCATTAAAGAATATTCATCTATTATAacaatagaaatttaaaataaaaaaattgaaatatgaaaattttgagaatgattttaatttatttcctgATTACGAATTGTCTTATTGGGAATAATTGAATTATGTGATTGCAAGATAGTCAAATAggaggagaaaaaaaaagaggaattTCCCGGCAATGGCAATGGCAATGGTTGTAGTTCCTTTTCTGATCATATTTTCATTATCTAACTCTTGTAATTTTATGTCTTTTGAATATGTTTTCTAAAGACTATTTCACTGAAGACCATCTTGTGAATTTTAcaggttttaataaatttatcagaTGATGTCTCTTTTTTTTCACAAttcattttatatagatttagacttagatttattattttttcatcaagGAGATGCAAATTACTAGTTTATTAGTTGTTTGTTTTATTGAATTAGTTAGATTTTAAAGAGGATCAAGCTTCAAATGATCCCTATTGTTTCCTacttattatgaattattatGAAGAGATAGAAGATAGAGTTTAAGAATTGATAGGGGTGATAAAAAATACCAAAATTTTGGTATACCGTACATACCGTATCGAAATTTATCGAATTATACCAATTTTATggtataccaaaaattttggTATAGTATTATATCATACCGAAATATTCGATATCAGTATCGATATATGATTTTTAGTGAAATTTTTTATATACCGTACTGATACCGAAAATTTAACCCGAACAATATGAATACCAGAATTTTGATATATCAAAACTTCTGTACGATATCGGTATGaaaaaaaccataaaaataaaatatactaacCTTTTTAAGAACATCAATCTCTTTTTTGAACTCTTGTTGGCCATTTTGACCCATGAAATCAGATATACTTTTCTTCACAGTAATTAATGTTCCACTGAGATTTCCTTTGTAAATGATTCCAAAACCGCCCTTATCCAATATAAAATCCTCACTGAAATTATTTGTGGTCATTTTCAATGCTTGAATAGACATATGCAAGCTTTTAGGTTCATCACGGTATGCATTTACATTCTCAATGCTAAGTTCAaatttcttcttgttcttctttatgAGGTGATACAGTAAAAGTCCTACTGAACAAGCTATACGAACCACCCCAGCTATGATGATACCCACAATTGAGAGTTTGTCTAGAGGACTAGGTGCCCCACTTGTTGGAGAAGATATTTCACCTCTTGAGTCAGAGTTGTTACAAAGATTGGGATTTCCATCAGTTTCAACCTTAACAGAGCTATGAAATTTTGGCATATCCCGACTGAGGTTGTTATTAGTGACATCTAATATTTTGAGAATATGGATCTGAGCCAAGCTATCAGGGATTGTTCCGGTGAGATTATTGTTGCTTAATAACAACTGAATGAAGGATTTGATGGTGAACGACGGAAGAGGGCCCTGTAACATGTTGTTAGAGAGGTTCACAATCCTAAGGCAAAGGCAGGCAGCGAGAGATTGCGGCATAATGCCCATGAGGGAGTTGCCATGGACCTCGAAGGATTCAAGGACCTTGAGGTTGGATAGATCAGGAATTGGCCCTGTGAAACTGTTGGACTGTAGCTAGACCATGGTGAGTTGGGGAATTGCCCCAATCACGCCAATACAGTCGGAGATCTTGTCACGAGATTGCTGGTGATCAAGGAAGAGTTTCGTGAGGATGGAGCCGACGAAGGAGCTCGGGAGGGGGCTGGTGAGCAAGTTGTAAGAGAGATGGAGAATGTCGAGGCTCGATAAGGAGCCAAGGAAGTCGGGAATCAAGCCTGTGTGGTAAGCGTTGATGGCGGAAAAGTAGACGAGTCTAGTTGCGGAAGTGATGTCCTGGGAGAGGCTCCAAGTGGTGAGAGGGAGATCATCTAAAGAGATCTCTTGGAGGGAGGAGAGTCCGATGAAAAATCCACTTGGGATGGAATCAAAGGAATTGGCTTGGAGGTATATCTTCCGGAGCGAGGAGAGTTTGCTGAGGCGAGGTAGAGGGCCGCAAATGTTGTTGAACTCCAGTTGAAGAGACGTGAGTGAGGTAAGATTTCCATGTGTTGGTGAAAGGCTTCCGGAAATACCGCTCTGAGCAAGATTTATTGCAATTACGCGGTCGCGGGAGCAAATAGCATCATCCCAGGTGCAAGGATCTAACTGGGGCTTCCAGTTGGAAGGAACCCCATAGAGGGACCGTGTCAGTTCATACATGGTTGTATCATCTGTATTTTCACCACGACATTGACAGCATAGATCTATCACAAGTAagtagaagaggaagaagaagaccaagGCGGCGTAGGGAGTGCAATTCCTCGTCTCGGCCATCAATCTCCTATACAATCTAATGAGGGGGTTGAATTGAGAGCAGAGCTAGTATATTAATTCGCaacaatataatataatataatataattaataaagtaaaaaaatataaaatcttatAGTCAAAATTGTTAACTCTAACATCTTTAATATTGTATTCTTCTAGTTGGTTctgaatcttttaaaaaaatctatgtaAGTAGATATAGCGATTTcctaataaaaaaactaaaaaataactaACAATCTAAATTTAAACACTATAAATTCTAAAGCTATCTAATATCATAGATAAGACTCATGCCTATTGCTTAATTACATAATAGCCTACAAATGATCAACAATAATGGTCACTGCTTATGAATGTACAAATTAGGAGGAAAAATATTCAATCTTAATGGAAGGAATAATATTTAGGGGAAAAGTATGGAGTTttgaatatcaaaatattttgtaattcaaatTACACAGTGCGTTTAAATATCTTcatattcaaaatttaattttgagtcaaatatttttctagaatttctataattttttaataaaaaaaccatAATAATTGCATTAATTTGAAATGGTCATAGATGGCGCCGTCATCTTTGGTCGTTACTTGTGATttgtaaatatataaaaataaaatataaataaaaaataaaaaattgaaatatgaaaaatttgagaatgattttaatttattttcttattatgaaTTGTCTTATTGGTAAATTATGTGATTGCAAGACAACCAAGTGGgaggagaaaaaaaagagaaatttccTAACAATGACAATGGCAATGGTTGTAGCTCCTTTTCTGATCATATTTTCATTATCTGACTCTTGTAATTTTATAGCTTTTAATATGTTTTCTAAAGGCCATGTCACTAAAGACCATCCTGTGAATTTTACAGGTTTTAATCAATTTATCATATgatatctctttttttttcacaattcattttatatagatttagatttagatttattattttttcataaagGAGATGTAAATTACTAGTTTATTTGGTCGTTTGTTTTATTGAATTAGTTAGATTTTATAGAGGATCAAGCTTCACAGTGGGTCCCTATTGTTTCCTacttattatgaattattatGAAGAGATAGAAGATAGTGTTTAAGAACTAATAAGGGTGGGGAAAAATATCGAAATTTTGGTATACCACGCATACCGTATCGAAATTTACAGAATTATACCGATTTTatgatataccaaaaattttGGTACGGTATTATACTGTACTAAAATTTTCGATATTAGTATCGGTATTGATATATGATTTTTAGAGAAATTTTTGATATACCGTACCGATATCGAAATTTACCCTGAACAATATGAATACTAGAATTTGGATATACCGAAATTTGGTATACCAAAATTCCGATACAGTATCGgtatgaaaaaaaatttataccgTATTTTTCATTATGGTATGTGGGTTGATGGTTCGGTATACAGTACCAAACCAACCCTAAGAACTGATAGGAATGCTCATATACTCATATTTTATAGAAAGCCTCTTATAAATAATTACATAATCAATTGTTAAGGTTAAATGAGATAGATATATTCATTAATCTGTAAAGATATATAATAGGAAACGATCGGAGATGAGATTACGAGGGATCACTCAATAAGTGAAAtgtaaaagaaaatatataatactTATACTAAGTTGCTCTAGAATAGGTACCCCAAATACGTAGGTTGCTCTCTTGTAGAATAGGTAACCGCTGGAGAGATACCCATTGTTTTTGGCATAAATAAATTTTCCCCGTGGGATCACCTCAGTCATAGATATAATTGAATGAAAGATGCATATGAAGCTCCACACCTTTTCTATCTTAATTGTTGCCATTCACGAGGCCAGCAATAGGCTATGCACTGTTATATTTTATAGTCGTAATGAGGTAGGCTAAGCCCGTAGCAGGCTCAGCAGCAGGGAAGATCAATAAAAAAGTGGATTACCTTTTCTTGTTGCTGCTCTGGAGATGCGGAGTGCATAGTGTTGCGGAGCTGTGCAGCTCGGAGTGCGGAGTGATGAGTGATGAGGGGAAAATATATTGTAATTTGTGATGTGAGTAGAGGGCGGTGGTGAGGTAAACGGTTATTAGTGGCCatgttattaattattttattagaaACTAAACCATTTCATTTATCGAATGAAAGGAACTGCATCAGCATGCTGATGCAGCTTGTTTAAACTTACGTTAAAAATGGAAATCTTTTAACCGATTCAAGCAGTTTTTCAattgatttaggtaatcgattAAACGAAGAAACTGTAAATGTTATTGTTCATCCgtaaaatcaaaagaaaatgaaaatttaatcgattaaatcaatcaattgaatttttaatcGATTGAATCAATCGAATAAAATGAAAAAAGAATCGTGAATATCAAACCATGCATTTATATACGGTATATCAAAAATTTGTACAGTATTATACTATACCAAATTTTTTCGTATCAGTATAGTTAtacaaattttaacaaaatttttgatataccaTACCGATACCGAAAATTTAACCTGAACAATATGATACCAGAATTTTGGTATACCGAAATTTCGATACAATATCGGTATAAAAATTTTTATACCATATTTTTCGGTATGGTAACGGTATGTGGGTTGATGATTCGGTATGACGTACCGAACCACCCTTAAGAACTGATAAGATTGctcaaatactcatattttatagaaggtcttttaaaaataattacatAATCAATTGTTAAAGTTAAGTGAGGTAGATATATTCATTAGTCTGTAAAGATATATACATAGGAAATGATCGGATATGGGATTATGAGGGATCACTCAATATGTGAAATGGGAAAGAAAACATATTATATTTATACTAGGTTGCTCTAGAATAGATACCCCAAATACGTACAAGGTTGCTATCTTGAAGGAATAGGTAACCGTTGGAGAGATACCCATTCTTTTTGGCATAAAGAAATTTTTCTCGTGGGATCACCTCAGTCATAGATATAATTGAATGAAAGATGCATATGAGGCTCTGCACCTTTTCTATCTTAATTGTTGCCATTCACGAGGTCAACAACAAGCTATATGCACTGTTATATTTTATAGTCGTAATGAGGTAGGCTAAGCCCGTAGCAGGCTTAGTAGGAGGGAAGATCAATAAAAAAGTGGATTACCTTTGCTAGTTGCTGTTGTGGAGCTGCGGAGTGCAGAGCTGCATAGTGCAAAGTGTTGCGGAGCTGCAGAGGTGTGCAACTCAAAGTGCGGAGTGATGAGTGATGAGTGATGAGTGATGAGGAGAGGGAAAATATATTGTAATTTGTGATGTGAGTGGAGGGCAGTGGAGAGGAAAGCGGTTATTAGTGGACACTTTATTAATCATTTTATTAGAAACTAAACCATTTCATTTGTCGAATAAAAGGAACTACATCAGCATGCTGATGCGGCTTGTTTGAACTTACATTAAAAATGGAAATCTTTTAACCGATTCAAACAGTTTTTCAATCGATTAAACGAAGAAACAGTAGATGTTATTGTTCCTCCgtaaaatcaaaagaaaatgaaattttaatcgattaaatcaATCGAATGAATTTTTAATCCATTGAAACAAtcgattaaaatgaaaaaaaaatcatgaatatcAAAACATGCATTTATATGCGATATATCAAAAATTTTAGTACGGTATTATACCATACCAAAATTTTCAGTATCAGTATCGATATACGATTTTTAGAGAAATTTTGATATACTGTAGCGATACTGAAAATTTACTGTGAACAATATGAATACCAGaaattcggtataccgaaattccGTTACGGTATCggtatgaaaaatttttataccgTATTTTTCGGTATGGTAACGGTATGTGGGTTGATGGTTTGGTATAACGTACCAAACCGCACTTAAGAATTGATAGGAATGCTCAGATACTCATATTTTATAGAAGGTCTCTTATAAATAATTACATAATCAATTATTAAGGTTATGTGAGGTAGATATATTTATTAGTGTGTAAAAATATATAGATAGGAAACGATCGGAGATGGGATTATGAGGAATCTCTCAATAAGTGAAATGGGAAAGAAAACATATTATACTTATACTGGGTTGCTCTAGAATAGGTACCCCAAATATGTAAAAGTTGCTCTCTTGTAGGAATAGGTAACCGTTGGAGAGATACCCATTGTTTTTGGCATAAAGAAACTTTCCCCATGCACCTTAGTCATAAATATAATTGAATGAAAGATGCATATGAGGCTCCGCACATTTTCTATCTTAATTGTTGCCATTCACGAGCCAAGCAGGCTATGCACTGTTATTTTTTTGTAGTCGTAATGAGGTAGGCTAAGCCTGTAGCAGGCTTAGCAGTAGAGAAAATCAATAAAAAATTGGATTACCTTTGCTAGTTGCTGCTGTGGAGTCGTGGAGTTCGGAGTGCGGAGTGATGAGTGATGAGGAGAGGGGAAAATATATAGTAATTTGTGATGTGAGTGGAGGGCGGTGGAGAGGTAAAAGGTTATTAATGGCCATATTGTTAATCGTTTTATTAGAAATTAAACCATTTCATTTGTTGAATGAAAGGAACTGCATCAGCATGCTGATGTGGTTTATTTAAACTTGCATTAAAAACGGAAATCTTTTAATTGATTCAAGTAGTTTTTCAATCGATTTAGGTAATCGATTAAATGAAGAAATACTAAATGTTACTGTTCTtctataaaagcaaaagaaaatgaaattttaatcgattaaatcaatcgattgaatttttcaatcgattaaaatgaaaaagaatcGTGAATAGTAAACGATGCATTTATATACATGAACACTTGTTTATTTGATTAGTAAATCTTTGCGACGAGGAGCAGTTTAACAACTATGTTTTTGATTATTTGTGTCACTGAGCTGAGCTAGCAATTCTAATGATGAATGCAATGCAATCTCAATAGGTTTATATAGAGAAAAAGTAGATTTGAAACATTCTTCCAGCGTTGCTCTGCTCTGCTATGCTCTACTCTCATTTGGTATTGTGCGTGAGAAGAGAGATTATGAATTGGTAAACGAGCATGACATGCACAGTCTTCCCCTGCTCCTTAATCAATCTTTCGATTGAGTGGCTCGTCTAAACTTTATTCAATAGTTCCTTGATTTACAGTGCTTGTTAATGGATTTGATTGCAAGAGCATGGATGGCGTGTGAATGTCGAAGACTTCTTCACCTTTAGCCTCGACAAGCCCGGCAACACCATAAACAAGCTAGGTTCCAACGTTCGTGCAATCAATGTGAATATAATTCCTGGGCTCAACACCCTCGGCATCTCTATGGCTCGCATCGACTTCGGCCCTCACAGACTCAACCCACCCCACACTCACCCTCGCACCACTGAGATCCTCACCGTGCTAGACGGAGAGCTCTATGGTTTTGTGACATCCAACATCGGCCAAACCAACCGCTTTTCACCAAGATTCTGAAGAAGGGTGATGTGTTTGTGTTCCCTCAAGGCCTTGTCCACTTCCAATTCAACCGTGGCCATACAAGAGCTATTGCAATCGCTGCTCTAAGTAGCCAAAACATCGGTACCATAACAATTGCCAATGCAGTTTTTGGCGCAAAAACCCCCATCTCTGATGAAGTTCTCGCTAAGGCATTCCGAGTAGATCAAAAGACTGTCGATCGACATCAAGCTCAGTTCTAGATGGATAACAACAAATAGCTAGATAGGAGCTTTGACTGAATCAGTGGTGCGCAATTTTACCCGTCATATTTTGAATGGGTTAATTTACTTGCATACTAAAAACATCATGCACAGGTCAGTATTCTAATGTTAGCAAAACTCATTACATATATTTGGAAATCCCTTTAGTATGTTCTAGTTGAACTTTGTTCACCCTTAATTGTTTAAAAAAACTACTTTTTTGCTATTTTTCCCAAGAGATCTCACAAATtcacaatttagttaatttaaatgtGGTTGTCAGATGACAAAATAAGCTATATTCTAAAGTGATTTTTTTCATGAAGATGTATTGCCATGAGCTTTGAAAGTATTCTATtaaattcatttttttctttacattttttacCGTCTCTACGTAACATATGTAGAAAATATGCTTAAAAATATACATTGCAGCATATCCCAAGGAGATATTCAAGCAATGAGTTCGATCTTTTAGCAAATTTTGATGGACTGAATAAGAAGGAGGTCAATTTTGTTGAAAACACTGGCGATCTCTAATACAGAGGAAGCAAGATTGAGGAGAATGTTTTTCACGTTATAGTTCAATGCTTGGACTTGTAGAACACCCAAAAGAATGCCTCCTATGTTTACTGTGACAATGTTAGAAGTTGAATGAGATGAACTATTGTGATTAACATGTAACAATAAATGAGGTCAGGGAAAAAAAATGCAGATTTTCCTTGGAAACAGTAAGATATGGGTATTAGAGGCACTAATTGTGGAGAAACTACAAGCAGCTGGAATTCCTTGTAGAATTTGTTTAAAGGTACAAGATTAATCAGGAATAATTCTGTGGCTTGAACTAATAGGTTAGGCATGATGAGAAATATCTCAGAACCATTTATCTCTAGGGAATTTTCATAACTATTaacaattatttttccatgatgtcAGTGTCTCAGCTAGTTATTCTAACAAACAAGAAAAACACAAATCTTCAGGTGCAATAATAAACAAGAAAAATATCGAAATTTCAGTATACCGTACATATCGTATCGAAATTTACCGAATTATACCAATTTTAAGGTTTACCAAAAATTTTGGTACGGTATTATGCCATACCGAAATTTTCGATATCAATATCGATATACGATTTTTAGCGAAATGTTTGATATACCGTACTAATATCGAAAGTTTACCCTGAACAATATGAATATCAGaaattcggtataccgaaattctGATATGGTTTCGGTATGAAAAATTTTTACACTGCATTTTTCGGTATGGTAACGATATGTGGGTTGATGGTTCGGTATACTCTGTTTTCAACTGTTTACTTTTTTGATATTTCTCACAAGAGATCTCACAAATtcacaatttagttaatttaaatgtGGTTGTCAAATGACAAAATAAACTATATTCTAAAGTGATTTTTTTTCATGAAGATGTATTGCCATGAGCTTTGAAAGTATTCtattaaattcatttttttttcttttcattttttaactTCTCTACGTGACATATGTTGAAAATATGCTTAAAATAATACATTGCAGGATATCCCAAGGAGATATTCAAGCAATGAGTTCGATCTTTTAGCAAATTTTGATGGACTAAATAAGGAGGTCAATTTTGTTGAAAACACTGGCGATCTCTAATATAGAGGAAGCAAGATTGAAGAGAATGtttttcatgttatagttcaatgCTTGGACTTGTAGAACACCCAAAAGAATACCTCCTATGTTTACTGTGGAAATGCTAGAAGTTGAATGAGATGAACTATTGTGATTAACATGTAACAATAAATGAGGTCAAGGAAAAAGCTACAGATTTTCCTTGGAAATAGTAAGATATGGGTATTAGAGGCACTAATTGTGGAGAAACTACAAGCAACTGGAATTCCttgtagaatttatttaaatgtACAAGATTAATCAGGAATAATTCTGTGGCTTGAACTAATAGGTTAGGCATGATGAGAAATATCTCAGAACCATTTATTTCTAGGGAATTTTAATAACTATTaacaattatttttccatgatgtcAGTGTCTCAACTAGTTATTCTAACAAACAAGAAAAACATAAATCTTCAGGTGCAATAACAAACAAGAAAAATACCGAAACTTTAGTATACCGTACATATCGTATAGAAATTTACTGAATTATACCAATTTTAAGTTTACCAAAAATTTTGGTATGGTAATATACCATACCGAAATTTTCGATATCAATATCGATATACGATTTTTAGCGAAATTTTTGATATACTGTACTAATATCGAAAGTTTACCCTGAACAATATGAATATCAGaaattcggtataccgaaattccGATATGGTATCGGTATGAAAAATTTTTAACCTGAATTTTTCGGTATG
This genomic stretch from Zingiber officinale cultivar Zhangliang chromosome 7A, Zo_v1.1, whole genome shotgun sequence harbors:
- the LOC121999191 gene encoding receptor protein kinase TMK1-like; protein product: MAETRNCTPYAALVFFFLFYLLVIDLCCQCRGENTDDTTMYELTRSLYGVPSNWKPQLDPCTWDDAICSRDRVIAINLAQSGISGSLSPTHGNLTSLTSLQLEFNNICGPLPRLSKLSSLRKIYLQANSFDSIPSGFFIGLSSLQEISLDDLPLTTWSLSQDITSATRLVYFSAINAYHTGLIPDFLGSLSSLDILHLSYNLLTSPLPSSFVGSILTKLFLDHQQSRDKISDWPIPDLSNLKVLESFEVHGNSLMGIMPQSLAACLCLRIVNLSNNMLQGPLPSFTIKSFIQLLLSNNNLTGTIPDSLAQIHILKILDVTNNNLSRDMPKFHSSVKVETDGNPNLCNNSDSRGEISSPTSGAPSPLDKLSIVGIIIAGVVRIACSVGLLLYHLIKKNKKKFELSIENVNAYRDEPKSLHMSIQALKMTTNNFSEDFILDKGGFGIIYKGNLSGTLITVKKSISDFMGQNGQQEFKKEIDVLKKRRRHRSLVPLLVALGVGIPFAGH